A segment of the Suncus etruscus isolate mSunEtr1 chromosome 7, mSunEtr1.pri.cur, whole genome shotgun sequence genome:
GTGCCAgaggcagggttgggggagaaGCAACTACTCACATGCAGGCAGCAGAGAAAGGGGCTCTGTCTGTTTCCATGGGACTAGGACCACGGCAGCACCAGGATCATAGAGAGGACCATGGGTAGAGATGTATGTTCTGTGCCTTCACATCATGTCATCCTttcagtttgttttggggccacacacagcgggcTGTGTCAGTCAGGGCTGACTACCCACTTTATGTTAAGAAAGCACtccaaggggcaggagagatagcatggagatagagcatttgcctttcatgcagaaggacggtggttctaatcctggcattccatatggtcccctgtgcctgccaggggcgatttctgagcatagagccagaagtaacccctgagcgctgccgggtgtgacccaaaaataaaaaaaaaaaaatcactccaaggggccggagagatagcacagcagtaaggtgtttgccttgcacacagccaacccaggatgaacagtggttcgaatcccggcatcccatatggtcctccctgagcccaccaggggtgatttctgagtacagagccaggagtaagtaacccctgagcactgctgggtgtgccccacaaaaaagaaatcactcctaggcaCCCCAATTAAACAGACTAGATATAtagcaagagcttactaaacctctgcCATTACATCAATGACTTTATTGGGGATCAACAATTTTCACAAGTGAgctgctactgtactttttctttcttttctctttcattttctttttctttttttttttttttttgtttttgtttttgggccacacccggcgatgctcaggggttactcctggctgtctgctcagaaatagctcctggcaggcacgggggaccatatgggacaccgggattcgaaccaaccacctttggtcctggatcggctgcttgcaaggcaaacgccgctgtgctatctctccgggccctcattttatttttcttttaaattttccccAATAACCTTGCTGTGACttattcagaaacaaatgtattatgattagctatgtcaactatgtgatacatttttttaatacatTGTAAAATatggttagaaaaaataaagaaatcactcttggcagggcttggggaccctaAGAAATGCAGGGGAGAAAAAAACGCAGGGGAAGAAACCCAGACTGAATGCTTGAATACATGAAAGACCAGCGTCCCaatgctgctctctctctctctctctacccccctctctcacacacagacacagacacagacacacacacacacacacacacacacacacacacatgcatgcatgtgcCTTGTTTCACAGTTGCATGCCTGAACTGTTGCAAGTCATTAACCCAGGGCATGAGCACAGCTTGGAGCCCTGTGAGGCCTGGCTTCTGCCCCGGAATCACcagggaagaaaatgaaaaccagGTGTCACCAGAGCAGTGCTGGTGCCAAGGCTGCTCCACACCCATACCAGGCACTGGGGGAGCTTGTCCTGGTAACCCACTGCTCCTGCTGCACCCCCCCACTGCCTCAGAGAAGCCACATACAGAGGAAGTGGGGGCAGTCCTGAAGGCAGTGGGTGGAACTGCCAGAAATGATGGTGCCAAGAGCCCGGCTGTGCCCCCATACGCCCAGAACCAGGGAGAGGCTCACCCGAGTCGCGGCTGCTGAAGGACCAGGCTGCGGCAGGTAGGAAGGAGGGCACCCCCGGTGAACTGGGCTGGCTGTCATCATCTGCCTGCTGCGTGATGTGCCTCACAGTCTCCTTGTTCTTCCGATTCTTCCGGCGGCCGGAGGGCTGCCAGCTGTCGCCCCCAGCCTGCTCGGAGAAAGGGTTCTGGGCACCAGCATCCCTGGTGCAGGGCAGCTCGCTCTCCTGGTAAGGAGCCACAGGCGAGACCTGTTCCTCTTTGATGGGCAGAGCCCCACAGCCCACGTCACCCGGCCACAGGGCCTGAGCTGAACCCAAGTCCTCGGCGCCATCGGCCTTGGGCTCCGAGTCCTCCTTCCCGTAGCTGCTCCCACCTTCGTGGCAGCTGGCTATGGCCGAGTCCCCCGAGGAGTTGGTGGGGCTGGTGCGGCGAGCCAGCCAGGGGGAGATGCTCCTGCCGGCCATTACGGCCGAGATGAGCGCGTCGGTGCCACCGCCCGGCACTGCGCCCATCTCGAATTCGGAGAGCTCGTCCGAGGCGTCGGGCTTGATGCTGATGTCCAGGGCAGCCTTGATGAAGTCGTGACAGGCCTGGACGATGTCGGTCATCTGCAGGAAGCTGGCGGCCGACATAACCTCGATGACATTCCTGCTGGTGAGGGCCAGGTGGGCCGAGTACATGAAGTCGATGATGGCCTTGAAGCCCTGGGCCGTGACGATGTCCAGGTGGGTGACCGTGGCCTGCTCCGTGGACGTCTTCTGCACCTGGCAGTAGAGGGTCTTGAAATAGCGGCTGCTCCCCAGCAGCACGTTCTTGTGTGCTCGGAAAACCTTGCCCTCCACCACCACGCACGCATCGCACAGGACACCATGCTGCCGCTGCTCGTCCAGCTCTCGCAGCAGCTGCCGGTAGTGGGACGCGATTTCCATATCTTCCCTGTGGCTGTGCATTCGGGAGTCTGGGAGGTGGCCTAGGGCCGCTGCgggaagaggagagagtgagTAGGGCTCGGGAGAGACCAAGCTGTGGGAAAGAGTGGGCCACGGTGGGGTGCACAAGACAGGATGGGTGAGGGGATGCACAAGATGGAATGGAAGGGTGGATAGGAAGGGGAGAGcagtgtggggtgggatgggatgggcagtgtggtttgttttattttggtttttgggtcatacccagcggtgctcaggggttactcctgaatctgagctcagaaatcgctcctggcaggctcaggggaacatatgggatgctggggatcaaacccgggtccatccagaTCAGCAACgttaaggcagatgccctactgctgtgttatcactccaccCCTCAGCAGCGTGGGGTTAAACGTGGGATGGGCAGTGATGAGGGTTGACAGGATGGGAAGTGTCGGGGTGCACACGACACAGTGTTGGGTGGACAGGAGCACCATGCTGCAGGCCGGGAGCATGGGGACAAGCCCACCACCGAGAAACACATGAGCTCAGTGAATTCTGAGCAGACGGACAGGCAGGGCCACTAGGAGCAGGAACAACACCCAGAACTAAGAAAACACCCGCTGGCACTTGGCGTAGCTTTGCACTCTCATGGCCTGAAgtgtttataatatttctctgtaaaatccttatctctgcctgttgtcccacctgtcaccttccaggtgggggcgctgtggagagcctaataaatagtggTTGAGTGTCCTGCTCAGGGTCTTTGGGGGCAGCTAAAGGCAAGCTCTGGAGTTTTGGAGTTGCTGGCAGACTtgacaaaggattctgcatcTGACCTTCTTGcccttttaccctcctgtctgagTGGATTATTTGccacagataaatattaccaagatggCTTCCCTTTCCTAGGGGAAtgagaatcaatttctcattctgggagctctttgaggatgcATCGATAACCAGTCAAGGAGCAAATCTAAGCCAACAGAAGCACATGGAAAAATCCAGAAACGGAGCAGGAAAGAGCACAACTGGACATATATGGACAAGCCTCATATATGAGGCAGACCCAGGGCCcaccctcagcaccacatggccccGAGCACTCAGCTTGAAGCAgacccagagcattgccaggtgtgacccccaaacttcACCAAATGGGGCAATACAGCTCAGCGACAGAACCCACAAGGACAGAGACATTTGATGTATCCCTCCTGGTACACCTGATCTGGTATATCCCTCCCAGTACATCTCACCTGGCATACATGTTCTGGTATACTCTACCAGGTTATGCCCATCCTGGTATACCCAACATAGTACACCTGGTTGGTGCACAGAGTCTGGTATATCCTTCCTGGTACACCCCACATAGTATACCTGGTCTAGTATACCCCACCAGGTTAAACCCCTCCTGGCACACCTGGTCTGGTAACACATGGTCCGGTAGATTCCTCCTGATACACTCCTCCATCTGGTACACCTGGCCTGGTGTTTCCCTCCTGTTGCAtaacagcccttgatggggctggctgaattctgaagccaaaagccccagaatcagccctggaaaaaagcccctgccttccacagacccttgcttttatacattagAATCAGggaccaccctagggtgggagcagaatgccaggtcacaccctagggtagggcacaattattgatcagggtaggatcagtaacataataatcttttttctttttggttttggggccacacctggcggtgctcaggggtttctcctggctgtctgctcagaaatagctcctggcaggcacgggggaccatatgggacactgggattcgaaccaaccatctttggtcctggatcggctgcttgcaaggcaaacgccgctgtgctatctctccgggcccaacataataatctttttttttgtttgttttgtttttgtttttgttttttttttggtttttgggtcacacccggtgacgctcaggggttactcctggctatgcgctcagaagtcgctcctggcttgggggaccatatgggacgccgggggatcgaaccgtggtccatccaaggctagcgcaagcaaggcaggcaccttacctctagcgccaccgcccggcccatccaacataataatcttatagaaatgtttacatacataacacCTTCCAGTACACCCCGCCAAGTTATACCCCACCTGGTATACCTCATCATACACCTTGGTACCTGTCACACCACCACACTCTACAGCTGGATGAAGCCCCTGCTCCCCTAACCCTCAGGATTCTGTTCTCCACACCAACATAATTCCTGGGGTCTCCGCAATTTCAGGGGCAAAGTGATGTCACCCAGCCCAGAGTGACCAGCTCACAGGGTGGGACCCCAAGGAGCCTCTGCCAGAGATGAGCCTGTGGGGCTCAGAACCCtcagctcttttctttcttggtctGAGGCTGAGGTCAGGGCCAGACGGTGCTGTTTGTGACCCACCATATACCACATGCCGGTGCTGCAGTCCCGGGGGTAAGTCTACCAAGAACCTGGTCCTACTCGTCAATGTATTCATCTGGGTGGGGATGGAAACCTGAATCCCTGCGACAGAAGGGGAAGGTATGGCAGCATTGGAGATATAGGCTACTGTCTTTCCTCAGGAAATCCTGAGAAGAAATGCGTcaccctgggctggagagatagcatggaaacagggcgtttgccttgcatgcaggaggacggtggttcgaatcccggcatcccatatggtcccctgagcctgccaggagcgatttctgagcatagagccaggagtgacccctgagcactgccgggtgtgatccaaaaagcaaaaaaagaaataaggaaatgagTCACCCAGATTATGAAGAGCCACAGGGATCGGCACAGCCCAGTGGGCCAGGAGTCCTGGGGACACTCAGACCCTTCAGCAACTCTGCCTGTGAAGGTGGGTCAAAGTGGGAAACTTTCCCTGGGCATCACAGCCCCACAGGGCCAGAGAGGCAGGCGGGCAATGGAGCCGGCCAAGTGTGCTGAGGACCTGCTATGTTCCGGGTTGACTCAAGGCAATGGTGAGGTGAACCAGAGAGCTATTacaatggggaaggcacttgccttgcacgtggccaacgcGTGATCAATCCCAATGTCCTAGACCtagagtgtcccctgagcaccacctggagtgaatcctaagtacatagccaggagtaacccctgacactgctgTAACACCAGCTGCTGCCGCaggggcgtggccccaaaacaaaacagaaagtcaTGGTGAGGGGCCCCAGCAAGACTGACTGGTAGCATGTGCGGTAAGGGGCCTGATGTACTAGGGGGGGTCGGGGAGCAAAAAAGCCCTCCCAGCAACCCTACTAGGTTGATATAAATGAAGAAGTTGCTAGAAACCCCGACAGGCGGGGGACAGACCCTTCCTGGAACCAGCAGGGGGCCCAGGATCAAGTTCTCTGTGTCTAATTTCTCCATTCCGTCGTTTTGACTGTCATCCCAAGGGCTCTGACCCTCCGTGACTCGGGTGTGGGAGCACTGAAGGAAAAGGACACACACATGCAGAGacatgggcacacacacacagaacccaAGAAACAGTGAACATAGGCACACGCATAAAGAGAATGTGCACAGACTCAGATTCATGCAGACTTGGAACACACATTCACAAATGGGACATGCATGCAAACAGATATATGGAGACACATACAAAACGCCCACACATCCATCAGTAAGACATAGAATATGTAGGGATGCACATACAGACACTAGGACACAGACACGTATACCCGGGAACACAGGAAGACAGACACACGGGGACACACACATAAGAACAcacaaataggggctggagcagtggcacaagcagtaaggcgtttgccttgcaagtggctaacctaggacagaccgtagagtttgatcccctggcatcccatatggttccccaagccaggagcaatttctgagtgcataggatgtggcccaaaaaccaataaaacaaacaaaaacacccaaaaaaaaacacacacaaatataggCACACATATGCACACCAATACacatacaaagggacacaaataGACATGCATATTCATGCATGTAGACACAACAGCCAGCTCCCCTCCCTCTTGCCCTGCATCACCCCTGCAGCATCCTCTGTCCCAGGCTGAGGCTTATCGGAGGCTTCTGAactgagggagaaagaaaggcatGGGAATAAAGGGAAAGCTCGTGGGGACAAGGGCTTCTTGATACCAGGGGTCAGGGTGGGCCCTAGGGCTTCTCGGGACCAGGTGCCTAGGTCCTCAAACAGACACCACCCACCTGAATGAAAGGCTACAAGGTGCTGGAAGgtccatttctatttttctctcttcagtTTTTTGATACACTCGGATGCTCAGAGCGTCCTCCTGgtggggatcattcctagtggtgctcaggggaccagggaatcaaacttgcTTTGGGTACGTGCAAGGCCAAGTGCCTTCcctgccatactatctttcttgACCCATCTCCTCTACTTTCTTTTTACTTCTGATGGAATTGCTCGAATATCGGACCCAAATGCTTAGCAGTAAAGATGTTATTTATTGgccaattaaaatgtttaaagcgtaggggccagagcaataatacagtggtaaagcatttgcactGCTGATGGCCGACCCGGAacggacccggatttgatccccggcatcccttatggtcccccaagcaccactgggtgagcgCCCTCCCCCCAATTCAGTTCAGTTGTTCAGAATGAAAGCAAGGTTTGGGGCTAGAATGGAGGCCAAAGGAATCACTGGTGCAAATGCCATTCAGGAAAGTGAATGTGGCTGCCGGGACTGAAGGGGGCAAAATCTCTAGCAACATCTGGTCTCTGAGACTTGgggtaacttaaaattttagacAAGTCTAGATGAAAGAAGGTACCATGAATGGAGATATTTTGGTTGAGAGAACAGGAGGAATATTCTGTCTCCAAGTCAAACCAAAATTGAATGAAATATCTAGGACATAATGTGCAGTAAAGGACTGGGCAGAAGGTTGTGAGTGATGGGAAAGAAAATGtggagggcaggagcaatagcacagcagggagggtgtttgagttgtacatggctaacccaagtttgatctccagcatcccaaatggtccacctaacctgccaggagtaaatcctgagtgcagagccaggcgtaacccttgagcgccactgggtatggccgaaaataacaacaacaacaaaaacaactgtgGAATAGAAATTAATTGCTTTCTCAGGGTGAAGAGTTTGGAGAGGAATTTCTCCCGGCACttctggcagttcttaggggaccatatggggtgctgggattgaaccaggatctgtcatgtgaagataagtgccttaaccttatgctatctctggccctctaATTGCtagttactttgttttgttttggggccacacctggtgacactcaggagttactcgtggctctgaactcagaaattgctcctggcaggcttgggggaccatatgggatgctgagatcgaacccgggtctgtccagggtcagctgcatgcaagacaaatgccctaccgctgtgctatttctctggctcctagagtcactttttttgttttgttttgtttttttgggccacacccagtgacgctcaggggttactcctggctatgcactcagaaatcactctttaaaaaaaggggggggcggagagatagcatggaggttaaggcgtttgccttgcatgcagaatgtcggcagttcaaatcccgacatcccatatagtcccccaagcttgccgggGGCagttgctgagcatagagccaggagtagcccctgagcactgccaggtgtgacccaaaaaccaaaaaaaaaaaaaaatcactcttggcttaggggaccatataggacgccagggaatcaaactgtggttcatcctaggctaagcgcgggcaaggcagacacattactgCTAGCAACACAACTTCAGCCCCTAgagtcactttttaaattttttcttattatctctctttatttatatctctttatatttgcattttttacttttctcaaaCACCAtggtcacaaagttgttcataattgcaTTTCAGACTTATATACTACCCTTCCCCCATGAACGAAATATTTCctgctgggccgggcggtggcgctggaggtaaggtgcctgccttacctgtgctagccttggaaggaccgcggttcgatcccccggcatcccatatggtcccccaagccaggagcgacttctgagtgcatagccaggagtaacccctgagcgtcaccgggtgtggcccaaaaacaaaaacaaaacaaaaaaaaaaaaacaaaacaaaacaaaaaaaaaaaaagaaaagaaatatttcctgccactaatgtccccagtttccctctcaccctcctgcCCTTCGTGCCTCTCTCTCAACTTTTAGATTGGATTAATATGGGGCAAGAGCAGCACAGCTGGTATggtacatgcagctgacctgaatttgatccccagcatcccatatggttccctggagcctgccaaaaATGACCCCTGGGCTCAGAGTCAAGGGGAAACCCTAAGTACAAATGAGTTAGgcccaaaattaacaaaaaaacaataaaatagattgGTTTAAGATCCAAGGTACATGAGTAAAAACAGAATTCAACTTTCCTTCACTCAAAGGACAGATCAGCCAGCTTTTGGGGGCTGTAAATTAAGACACATGCCCAGGAAATAAATGTTATTAGAAGAACTAGACTTGCTCTTTCAAGtctatattctctctttttttttggtttttgggccacacccggcggtgctcaggggttactcctggctgtctgctcagaaatagctcctggcaggcacgggggaccatatggaacactgggatttgaaccaaccacctttggtcctggatcggctgcttgcaaggcaaacatcgctgtgctatctctccgggcccctctatattctctcttaaacatgtatTCTTCTCTACCTCTCCCCTTACATCCATGTGAATTTTGATCATTAAAAACTATCTTGTGGGGGGCCGGGcgggggcgctagaggtaaggtgcctgccttgcctgtgctagccttggacggaccacggttcgatcccccggcatcccatatggtcccccaagccaggagcgacttctgagcgcatagccaggagtagcccctgagcgccacgggtgtgacccaaaaaccaaaaacaaacaatcttgcttcactaaaataaACCTCTACatgttttctatcttttctttttggggagttactcctggctcttagctcagaaatcgctcctggcttgggggaccatatggaatgtcaggaatcaaacccatgtccgtcctgggcctgctgtgtgcaaggcaaatggcctaccactgtgttaccactctggcccctatagcttttctttttggtaggagggccacatctggtgatgctgaggggttacgcctggctctgtgctcagaagttactcctggcaggctcaggggaccatatggaatgccgggtatcaaacccagacctacagccgtgtgcaaagtaaatgcccgacccactgtattaccactctggccctaattttcATATCATTATTATCATCGCTTTGATTTTAAGAAAGCTAAATGAAATTTGCAGTTTTGACATCTTTGCTACATTGGGTGATGGGGTACTTAAGTATTGTTTCATAATTTGtatgaatattttgtttgtttttttttttgggccacacccatttgatgctcagggattactctggctaagcactcagaaatcgcccctggcttggggggaccatatgggacgccgggggatcgaaccgtggtccttccttggctagcgcttgcaaggcagacaccctacctctagcgccacctctctggccccttgtatgAATATTTTAAACTTCTTAAATACCTACGAAACAATGCTTCCCAGAAATCAAAATTCTGAAAGGATAAAACATTGGAGCGATGGCTCAAAGGGGAGCACAGCCCTGCAAGAGGGAGCACAGATCTACTTAATCTCCATagttgccaggagtagcccctgagtttgGAAGCTGGAAATGGTCCACacccaaaaaagggggaaatggcatcttttttttttttctttgctttgttttgtttattgattttgggccacacccggtggtgcttaaggcatgctcctggctctgctgctcagggctcaggagcactcctggcagggctcaagggatcctatggggtgctggagagcaaacctgggtcagccgttgCTAAGGccaacgccctccctgctgtgctattgctccggtcccggGAATAGAATCTTAATTGGTTAAAGCGAAAATAAACATGGGAGCACTTCGAAGAAACTGTGGAGAGAAAAGTGAATGCAGACCAGACCTCTTCCACACTCAGAGCATCATTAAGA
Coding sequences within it:
- the ZBTB46 gene encoding zinc finger and BTB domain-containing protein 46; the encoded protein is MHSHREDMEIASHYRQLLRELDEQRQHGVLCDACVVVEGKVFRAHKNVLLGSSRYFKTLYCQVQKTSTEQATVTHLDIVTAQGFKAIIDFMYSAHLALTSRNVIEVMSAASFLQMTDIVQACHDFIKAALDISIKPDASDELSEFEMGAVPGGGTDALISAVMAGRSISPWLARRTSPTNSSGDSAIASCHEGGSSYGKEDSEPKADGAEDLGSAQALWPGDVGCGALPIKEEQVSPVAPYQESELPCTRDAGAQNPFSEQAGGDSWQPSGRRKNRKNKETVRHITQQADDDSQPSSPGVPSFLPAAAWSFSSRDSGADLTVPEAGGSERHGDRVDLYPHAEESLLGGDTSYLGPPLTPDKDEVLQQAAAVANLRAALMSKNSLLSLKADVLGEESSLLLECLPRGAHSLSLNEFTVIRKKFKCPYCSFSAMHQCILKRHMRSHTGERPYPCDICGKKFTRREHMKRHTLVHSKDKKYVCKLCSRAFMSAASVGIKHGSRRHGVCTDCAGRGTTGPLDGPGAGGGSPELFAGDGPYLDDPEDTRGDGEEELDDDEDEAKWKEDMGLVHEDALLDKDEEDLDGGPKDLAWVS